The Bos indicus x Bos taurus breed Angus x Brahman F1 hybrid chromosome 13, Bos_hybrid_MaternalHap_v2.0, whole genome shotgun sequence genome includes a region encoding these proteins:
- the TSHZ2 gene encoding teashirt homolog 2 isoform X2: protein MPRRKQQAPKRAAGYAQEEQLKEEEEIKEEEEEEEDSGSGAQPQGSNDAGTDEELETGPEQKGCFSYQNSPGSHLSNQDAENESLLSDASDQVSDIKSVCGRDASDKKASVHPKLPNEAHSCMDKMTAVYANILSDSYWSGLGLGFKLSNSERRNCDTRNGGNKTDFDWHQDALSKSLQQNLPSRSVSKPSLFSSVQLYRQSSKMCGTVFTGASRFRCRQCSAAYDTLVELTVHMNETGHYQDDNRKKDKLRPTSYSKPRKRAFQDMDKEDAQKVLKCMFCGDSFDSLQDLSVHMIKTKHYQKVPLKEPVPTISSKMVTPAKKRVFDVNRPCSPDSTTGSFADSFPPQKNANLQLSCNNRYGYQNGASYTWQFEACKSQILKCMECGSSHDTLQQLTTHMMVTGHFLKVTSSASKKGKQLVLDPLAVEKMQSLSDAPNSDALAPKPSSNSASDAAASSTELKKDSKKEKPEEINKDEKVMKSEDYEDPLQKPLDPTIKYQYLREEDLEDGSKGGGDILKSLENTVTTAINKAQNGAPSWSAYPSIHAAYQLSEGTKPSLPMGSQVLQIRPNLSNKLRPIAPKWKVMPLVSVPAHLAPYTQVKKELTDKEEAVRECGKESPCEEASSFSHSEGHAFCKSEPPAESKKVEPRPPKEEDKLMREGSEKEKAPALEPASPLSNGCAIANPAAALPGINPLSALQSVLNNHLGKATEPLRTPSCSSPSSSTMSMFHKPSLSVMDKPVLSPPSTRPASVSRRYLFENNDQPIDLTKSKSKKAESSQAQSCTSPPQKHALSDIADMVKVLPKATTPKPATSPRVPPVKLEMDVRRFEDVSSEVSTLHKRKGRQSNWNPQHLLILQAQFASSLFQTSEGKYLLSDLGPQERMQISKFTGLSMTTISHWLANVKYQLRKTGGTKFLKNMDKGHPIFYCSDCASQFRTPSTYISHLESHLGFQMKDMTRLAVEQQGKAEQEISRVSSAQRSPESTAGEEDTDSKFKCKLCCRTFVSKHAVKLHLSKTHSKSPEHHSQFVTDADEE, encoded by the coding sequence GCTATGCCCAGGAGGAACAgctgaaggaagaggaggaaatcaaagaggaagaggaggaagaggaagacagtGGTTCGGGAGCTCAACCTCAGGGCAGCAATGACGCAGGGACAGACGAGGAGCTGGAAACAGGCCCTGAGCAAAAGGGCTGCTTCAGCTACCAGAACTCTCCAGGAAGCCACCTGTCCAACCAGGACGCTGAGAACGAGTCCCTGCTGAGCGATGCCAGTGATCAGGTGTCAGACATCAAGAGCGTGTGCGGCCGAGATGCCTCGGATAAGAAAGCCAGCGTGCACCCTAAGCTTCCAAACGAAGCCCACAGCTGCATGGATAAGATGACCGCCGTCTACGCCAACATCTTGTCTGATTCCTACTGGTCGGGCCTGGGTCTTGGCTTCAAGCTGTCCAACAGCGAGAGGCGGAATTGTGACACCCGAAACGGCGGCAACAAGACGGATTTCGACTGGCACCAAGACGCTCTGTCCAAAAGCCTGCAGCAGAACTTGCCCTCGAGGTCCGTGTCGAAGCCCAGCCTGTTCAGCTCGGTCCAGCTGTACCGGCAGAGCAGCAAAATGTGCGGGACTGTTTTCACCGGGGCCAGCAGGTTCCGGTGCCGGCAGTGCAGCGCGGCCTACGACACCCTGGTTGAGCTGACCGTCCACATGAACGAAACCGGCCACTACCAAGACGACAACCGCAAAAAGGACAAGCTCAGGCCCACGAGCTACTCCAAGCCCCGAAAGAGGGCTTTCCAGGATATGGACAAGGAGGATGCTCAAAAGGTCCTGAAATGCATGTTTTGCGGTGATTCCTTCGATTCCCTCCAAGATTTGAGTGTCCACATGATCAAAACAAAACATTACCAAAAAGTGCCTTTGAAGGAGCCAGTCCCAACCATTTCATCAAAAATGGTCACTCCCGCCAAGAAACGCGTCTTCGACGTCAATCGGCCATGCTCCCCGGATTCAACCACTGGGTCGTTTGCAGATTCGTTTCCGCCCCAGAAGAACGCCAACCTCCAACTGTCCTGCAACAACCGCTACGGCTACCAAAACGGTGCCAGCTACACCTGGCAGTTCGAGGCCTGCAAGTCCCAGATCTTGAAGTGCATGGAGTGTGGGAGCTCCCACGACACTCTGCAGCAGCTCACCACCCACATGATGGTCACCGGTCACTTTCTCAAGGTCACCAGCTCCGCCTCCAAGAAAGGCAAGCAGCTGGTGCTGGACCCACTGGCTGTGGAGAAGATGCAGTCATTGTCAGATGCCCCAAACAGTGATGCCCTGGCTCCCAAGCCATCAAGTAACTCTGCCTCTGATGCCGCAGCCTCCTCGACGGAGCTGAAGAAGGACAGCAAAAAGGAAAAGCCAGAGGAGATCAACAAGGATGAGAAAGTCATGAAAAGCGAGGACTATGAAGACCCTCTCCAAAAGCCACTAGATCCTACGATAAAGTACCAGTATCTGAGGGAGGAGGACTTGGAAGATGGCTCGAAGGGCGGAGGGGACATTTTGAAGTCTTTGGAAAATACTGTTACCACCGCCATCAACAAAGCCCAGAATGGGGCTCCCAGCTGGAGCGCGTACCCCAGCATCCACGCCGCCTACCAGCTCTCGGAGGGCACCAAGCCTTCCTTGCCTATGGGCTCCCAAGTCCTTCAGATCCGACCCAACCTCAGCAACAAGCTGAGGCCGATCGCACCCAAGTGGAAAGTGATGCCCCTGGTCTCCGTGCCTGCACACCTGGCCCCTTACACGCAAGTGAAGAAGGAGCTGACGGACAAAGAGGAAGCGGTGAGGGAGTGTGGGAAAGAAAGTCCCTGTGAGGAGGCGTCCTCGTTCAGCCACAGCGAGGGGCATGCTTTCTGCAAAAGCGAACCCCCTGCGGAGTCTAAAAAGGTTGAGCCGCGTCCCCCGAAGGAGGAGGACAAGCTGATGAGAGAGggcagtgagaaagagaaagcccCGGCTTTGGAGCCAGCGTCTCCACTCAGCAACGGCTGCGCCATCGCCAACCCTGCAGCGGCCCTGCCAGGCATCAACCCACTCAGCGCCCTGCAGTCTGTCCTGAACAATCACCTGGGCAAAGCCACAGAACCCTTGCGCACGCCCTCCTGCTCCAGCCCAAGCTCAAGCACAATGTCCATGTTTCACAAGCCGAGCCTCAGCGTCATGGACAAGCCAGTCCTGAGTCCCCCCTCCACGAGGCCGGCCAGCGTGTCCAGACGCTATCTGTTCGAGAACAACGATCAGCCCATCGACCTGACCAAGTCCAAGAGCAAGAAGGCCGAGTCCTCGCAAGCACAGTCCTGCACGTCCCCGCCCCAGAAGCACGCCCTGTCCGACATCGCCGACATGGTCAAGGTCCTCCCCAAGGCCACCACCCCGAAGCCCGCCACCTCCCCCAGGGTCCCTCCCGTGAAGCTGGAGATGGATGTCAGGCGCTTCGAGGACGTGTCCAGCGAGGTCTCCACCTTGCATAAGAGGAAAGGCCGGCAGTCCAACTGGAACCCCCAGCATCTTCTGATCCTGCAGGCTCAGTTTGCCTCCAGCCTCTTCCAGACCTCCGAGGGCAAATACCTGCTGTCCGACCTGGGCCCGCAAGAGCGGATGCAGATCTCGAAGTTTACGGGACTCTCGATGACCACCATCAGCCACTGGCTCGCCAACGTCAAGTACCAGCTTAGGAAAACGGGCGGGAccaagttcctgaaaaacatgGACAAAGGCCACCCCATCTTCTACTGCAGTGACTGTGCCTCCCAGTTCCGAACCCCGTCTACCTACATCAGCCACTTAGAGTCCCACCTGGGCTTCCAGATGAAGGACATGACCCGCCTGGCTGTGGAGCAGCAAGGCAAAGCGGAGCAGGAGATCTCCCGGGTGTCGTCGGCTCAGCGGTCCCCGGAAAGCACAGCTGGCGAAGAGGACACGGACTCTAAATTCAAGTGTAAGTTGTGCTGCCGGACATTTGTGAGCAAACATGCGGTAAAACTCCACCTAAGCAAAACGCACAGCAAGTCCCCCGAACACCACTCTCAGTTTGTAACAGACGCGGACGAAGAATAG
- the TSHZ2 gene encoding teashirt homolog 2 isoform X1 has protein sequence MSSSSPLTGYAQEEQLKEEEEIKEEEEEEEDSGSGAQPQGSNDAGTDEELETGPEQKGCFSYQNSPGSHLSNQDAENESLLSDASDQVSDIKSVCGRDASDKKASVHPKLPNEAHSCMDKMTAVYANILSDSYWSGLGLGFKLSNSERRNCDTRNGGNKTDFDWHQDALSKSLQQNLPSRSVSKPSLFSSVQLYRQSSKMCGTVFTGASRFRCRQCSAAYDTLVELTVHMNETGHYQDDNRKKDKLRPTSYSKPRKRAFQDMDKEDAQKVLKCMFCGDSFDSLQDLSVHMIKTKHYQKVPLKEPVPTISSKMVTPAKKRVFDVNRPCSPDSTTGSFADSFPPQKNANLQLSCNNRYGYQNGASYTWQFEACKSQILKCMECGSSHDTLQQLTTHMMVTGHFLKVTSSASKKGKQLVLDPLAVEKMQSLSDAPNSDALAPKPSSNSASDAAASSTELKKDSKKEKPEEINKDEKVMKSEDYEDPLQKPLDPTIKYQYLREEDLEDGSKGGGDILKSLENTVTTAINKAQNGAPSWSAYPSIHAAYQLSEGTKPSLPMGSQVLQIRPNLSNKLRPIAPKWKVMPLVSVPAHLAPYTQVKKELTDKEEAVRECGKESPCEEASSFSHSEGHAFCKSEPPAESKKVEPRPPKEEDKLMREGSEKEKAPALEPASPLSNGCAIANPAAALPGINPLSALQSVLNNHLGKATEPLRTPSCSSPSSSTMSMFHKPSLSVMDKPVLSPPSTRPASVSRRYLFENNDQPIDLTKSKSKKAESSQAQSCTSPPQKHALSDIADMVKVLPKATTPKPATSPRVPPVKLEMDVRRFEDVSSEVSTLHKRKGRQSNWNPQHLLILQAQFASSLFQTSEGKYLLSDLGPQERMQISKFTGLSMTTISHWLANVKYQLRKTGGTKFLKNMDKGHPIFYCSDCASQFRTPSTYISHLESHLGFQMKDMTRLAVEQQGKAEQEISRVSSAQRSPESTAGEEDTDSKFKCKLCCRTFVSKHAVKLHLSKTHSKSPEHHSQFVTDADEE, from the coding sequence atgtcttcttcctctcctctcacAGGCTATGCCCAGGAGGAACAgctgaaggaagaggaggaaatcaaagaggaagaggaggaagaggaagacagtGGTTCGGGAGCTCAACCTCAGGGCAGCAATGACGCAGGGACAGACGAGGAGCTGGAAACAGGCCCTGAGCAAAAGGGCTGCTTCAGCTACCAGAACTCTCCAGGAAGCCACCTGTCCAACCAGGACGCTGAGAACGAGTCCCTGCTGAGCGATGCCAGTGATCAGGTGTCAGACATCAAGAGCGTGTGCGGCCGAGATGCCTCGGATAAGAAAGCCAGCGTGCACCCTAAGCTTCCAAACGAAGCCCACAGCTGCATGGATAAGATGACCGCCGTCTACGCCAACATCTTGTCTGATTCCTACTGGTCGGGCCTGGGTCTTGGCTTCAAGCTGTCCAACAGCGAGAGGCGGAATTGTGACACCCGAAACGGCGGCAACAAGACGGATTTCGACTGGCACCAAGACGCTCTGTCCAAAAGCCTGCAGCAGAACTTGCCCTCGAGGTCCGTGTCGAAGCCCAGCCTGTTCAGCTCGGTCCAGCTGTACCGGCAGAGCAGCAAAATGTGCGGGACTGTTTTCACCGGGGCCAGCAGGTTCCGGTGCCGGCAGTGCAGCGCGGCCTACGACACCCTGGTTGAGCTGACCGTCCACATGAACGAAACCGGCCACTACCAAGACGACAACCGCAAAAAGGACAAGCTCAGGCCCACGAGCTACTCCAAGCCCCGAAAGAGGGCTTTCCAGGATATGGACAAGGAGGATGCTCAAAAGGTCCTGAAATGCATGTTTTGCGGTGATTCCTTCGATTCCCTCCAAGATTTGAGTGTCCACATGATCAAAACAAAACATTACCAAAAAGTGCCTTTGAAGGAGCCAGTCCCAACCATTTCATCAAAAATGGTCACTCCCGCCAAGAAACGCGTCTTCGACGTCAATCGGCCATGCTCCCCGGATTCAACCACTGGGTCGTTTGCAGATTCGTTTCCGCCCCAGAAGAACGCCAACCTCCAACTGTCCTGCAACAACCGCTACGGCTACCAAAACGGTGCCAGCTACACCTGGCAGTTCGAGGCCTGCAAGTCCCAGATCTTGAAGTGCATGGAGTGTGGGAGCTCCCACGACACTCTGCAGCAGCTCACCACCCACATGATGGTCACCGGTCACTTTCTCAAGGTCACCAGCTCCGCCTCCAAGAAAGGCAAGCAGCTGGTGCTGGACCCACTGGCTGTGGAGAAGATGCAGTCATTGTCAGATGCCCCAAACAGTGATGCCCTGGCTCCCAAGCCATCAAGTAACTCTGCCTCTGATGCCGCAGCCTCCTCGACGGAGCTGAAGAAGGACAGCAAAAAGGAAAAGCCAGAGGAGATCAACAAGGATGAGAAAGTCATGAAAAGCGAGGACTATGAAGACCCTCTCCAAAAGCCACTAGATCCTACGATAAAGTACCAGTATCTGAGGGAGGAGGACTTGGAAGATGGCTCGAAGGGCGGAGGGGACATTTTGAAGTCTTTGGAAAATACTGTTACCACCGCCATCAACAAAGCCCAGAATGGGGCTCCCAGCTGGAGCGCGTACCCCAGCATCCACGCCGCCTACCAGCTCTCGGAGGGCACCAAGCCTTCCTTGCCTATGGGCTCCCAAGTCCTTCAGATCCGACCCAACCTCAGCAACAAGCTGAGGCCGATCGCACCCAAGTGGAAAGTGATGCCCCTGGTCTCCGTGCCTGCACACCTGGCCCCTTACACGCAAGTGAAGAAGGAGCTGACGGACAAAGAGGAAGCGGTGAGGGAGTGTGGGAAAGAAAGTCCCTGTGAGGAGGCGTCCTCGTTCAGCCACAGCGAGGGGCATGCTTTCTGCAAAAGCGAACCCCCTGCGGAGTCTAAAAAGGTTGAGCCGCGTCCCCCGAAGGAGGAGGACAAGCTGATGAGAGAGggcagtgagaaagagaaagcccCGGCTTTGGAGCCAGCGTCTCCACTCAGCAACGGCTGCGCCATCGCCAACCCTGCAGCGGCCCTGCCAGGCATCAACCCACTCAGCGCCCTGCAGTCTGTCCTGAACAATCACCTGGGCAAAGCCACAGAACCCTTGCGCACGCCCTCCTGCTCCAGCCCAAGCTCAAGCACAATGTCCATGTTTCACAAGCCGAGCCTCAGCGTCATGGACAAGCCAGTCCTGAGTCCCCCCTCCACGAGGCCGGCCAGCGTGTCCAGACGCTATCTGTTCGAGAACAACGATCAGCCCATCGACCTGACCAAGTCCAAGAGCAAGAAGGCCGAGTCCTCGCAAGCACAGTCCTGCACGTCCCCGCCCCAGAAGCACGCCCTGTCCGACATCGCCGACATGGTCAAGGTCCTCCCCAAGGCCACCACCCCGAAGCCCGCCACCTCCCCCAGGGTCCCTCCCGTGAAGCTGGAGATGGATGTCAGGCGCTTCGAGGACGTGTCCAGCGAGGTCTCCACCTTGCATAAGAGGAAAGGCCGGCAGTCCAACTGGAACCCCCAGCATCTTCTGATCCTGCAGGCTCAGTTTGCCTCCAGCCTCTTCCAGACCTCCGAGGGCAAATACCTGCTGTCCGACCTGGGCCCGCAAGAGCGGATGCAGATCTCGAAGTTTACGGGACTCTCGATGACCACCATCAGCCACTGGCTCGCCAACGTCAAGTACCAGCTTAGGAAAACGGGCGGGAccaagttcctgaaaaacatgGACAAAGGCCACCCCATCTTCTACTGCAGTGACTGTGCCTCCCAGTTCCGAACCCCGTCTACCTACATCAGCCACTTAGAGTCCCACCTGGGCTTCCAGATGAAGGACATGACCCGCCTGGCTGTGGAGCAGCAAGGCAAAGCGGAGCAGGAGATCTCCCGGGTGTCGTCGGCTCAGCGGTCCCCGGAAAGCACAGCTGGCGAAGAGGACACGGACTCTAAATTCAAGTGTAAGTTGTGCTGCCGGACATTTGTGAGCAAACATGCGGTAAAACTCCACCTAAGCAAAACGCACAGCAAGTCCCCCGAACACCACTCTCAGTTTGTAACAGACGCGGACGAAGAATAG
- the TSHZ2 gene encoding teashirt homolog 2 isoform X3 has product MPRRKQQAPKRAAGYAQEEQLKEEEEIKEEEEEEEDSGSGAQPQGSNDAGTDEELETGPEQKGCFSYQNSPGSHLSNQDAENESLLSDASDQVSDIKSVCGRDASDKKASVHPKLPNEAHSCMDKMTAVYANILSDSYWSGLGLGFKLSNSERRNCDTRNGGNKTDFDWHQDALSKSLQQNLPSRSVSKPSLFSSVQLYRQSSKMCGTVFTGASRFRCRQCSAAYDTLVELTVHMNETGHYQDDNRKKDKLRPTSYSKPRKRAFQDMDKEDAQKVLKCMFCGDSFDSLQDLSVHMIKTKHYQKVPLKEPVPTISSKMVTPAKKRVFDVNRPCSPDSTTGSFADSFPPQKNANLQLSCNNRYGYQNGASYTWQFEACKSQILKCMECGSSHDTLQQLTTHMMVTGHFLKVTSSASKKGKQLVLDPLAVEKMQSLSDAPNSDALAPKPSSNSASDAAASSTELKKDSKKEKPEEINKDEKVMKSEDYEDPLQKPLDPTIKYQYLREEDLEDGSKGGGDILKSLENTVTTAINKAQNGAPSWSAYPSIHAAYQLSEGTKPSLPMGSQVLQIRPNLSNKLRPIAPKWKVMPLVSVPAHLAPYTQVKKELTDKEEAVRECGKESPCEEASSFSHSEGHAFCKSEPPAESKKVEPRPPKEEDKLMREGSEKEKAPALEPASPLSNGCAIANPAAALPGINPLSALQSVLNNHLGKATEPLRTPSCSSPSSSTMSMFHKPSLSVMDKPVLSPPSTRPASVSRRYLFENNDQPIDLTKSKSKKAESSQAQSCTSPPQKHALSDIADMVKVLPKATTPKPATSPRVPPVKLEMDVRRFEDVSSEVSTLHKRKGRQSNWNPQHLLILQAQFASSLFQTSEGKYLLSDLGPQERMQISKFTGLSMTTISHWLANVKYQLRKTGGTKFLKNMDKGHPIFYCSDCASQFRTPSTYISHLESHLGFQMKDMTRLAVEQQGKAEQEISRVSSAQRSPESTAGEEDTDSKFK; this is encoded by the coding sequence GCTATGCCCAGGAGGAACAgctgaaggaagaggaggaaatcaaagaggaagaggaggaagaggaagacagtGGTTCGGGAGCTCAACCTCAGGGCAGCAATGACGCAGGGACAGACGAGGAGCTGGAAACAGGCCCTGAGCAAAAGGGCTGCTTCAGCTACCAGAACTCTCCAGGAAGCCACCTGTCCAACCAGGACGCTGAGAACGAGTCCCTGCTGAGCGATGCCAGTGATCAGGTGTCAGACATCAAGAGCGTGTGCGGCCGAGATGCCTCGGATAAGAAAGCCAGCGTGCACCCTAAGCTTCCAAACGAAGCCCACAGCTGCATGGATAAGATGACCGCCGTCTACGCCAACATCTTGTCTGATTCCTACTGGTCGGGCCTGGGTCTTGGCTTCAAGCTGTCCAACAGCGAGAGGCGGAATTGTGACACCCGAAACGGCGGCAACAAGACGGATTTCGACTGGCACCAAGACGCTCTGTCCAAAAGCCTGCAGCAGAACTTGCCCTCGAGGTCCGTGTCGAAGCCCAGCCTGTTCAGCTCGGTCCAGCTGTACCGGCAGAGCAGCAAAATGTGCGGGACTGTTTTCACCGGGGCCAGCAGGTTCCGGTGCCGGCAGTGCAGCGCGGCCTACGACACCCTGGTTGAGCTGACCGTCCACATGAACGAAACCGGCCACTACCAAGACGACAACCGCAAAAAGGACAAGCTCAGGCCCACGAGCTACTCCAAGCCCCGAAAGAGGGCTTTCCAGGATATGGACAAGGAGGATGCTCAAAAGGTCCTGAAATGCATGTTTTGCGGTGATTCCTTCGATTCCCTCCAAGATTTGAGTGTCCACATGATCAAAACAAAACATTACCAAAAAGTGCCTTTGAAGGAGCCAGTCCCAACCATTTCATCAAAAATGGTCACTCCCGCCAAGAAACGCGTCTTCGACGTCAATCGGCCATGCTCCCCGGATTCAACCACTGGGTCGTTTGCAGATTCGTTTCCGCCCCAGAAGAACGCCAACCTCCAACTGTCCTGCAACAACCGCTACGGCTACCAAAACGGTGCCAGCTACACCTGGCAGTTCGAGGCCTGCAAGTCCCAGATCTTGAAGTGCATGGAGTGTGGGAGCTCCCACGACACTCTGCAGCAGCTCACCACCCACATGATGGTCACCGGTCACTTTCTCAAGGTCACCAGCTCCGCCTCCAAGAAAGGCAAGCAGCTGGTGCTGGACCCACTGGCTGTGGAGAAGATGCAGTCATTGTCAGATGCCCCAAACAGTGATGCCCTGGCTCCCAAGCCATCAAGTAACTCTGCCTCTGATGCCGCAGCCTCCTCGACGGAGCTGAAGAAGGACAGCAAAAAGGAAAAGCCAGAGGAGATCAACAAGGATGAGAAAGTCATGAAAAGCGAGGACTATGAAGACCCTCTCCAAAAGCCACTAGATCCTACGATAAAGTACCAGTATCTGAGGGAGGAGGACTTGGAAGATGGCTCGAAGGGCGGAGGGGACATTTTGAAGTCTTTGGAAAATACTGTTACCACCGCCATCAACAAAGCCCAGAATGGGGCTCCCAGCTGGAGCGCGTACCCCAGCATCCACGCCGCCTACCAGCTCTCGGAGGGCACCAAGCCTTCCTTGCCTATGGGCTCCCAAGTCCTTCAGATCCGACCCAACCTCAGCAACAAGCTGAGGCCGATCGCACCCAAGTGGAAAGTGATGCCCCTGGTCTCCGTGCCTGCACACCTGGCCCCTTACACGCAAGTGAAGAAGGAGCTGACGGACAAAGAGGAAGCGGTGAGGGAGTGTGGGAAAGAAAGTCCCTGTGAGGAGGCGTCCTCGTTCAGCCACAGCGAGGGGCATGCTTTCTGCAAAAGCGAACCCCCTGCGGAGTCTAAAAAGGTTGAGCCGCGTCCCCCGAAGGAGGAGGACAAGCTGATGAGAGAGggcagtgagaaagagaaagcccCGGCTTTGGAGCCAGCGTCTCCACTCAGCAACGGCTGCGCCATCGCCAACCCTGCAGCGGCCCTGCCAGGCATCAACCCACTCAGCGCCCTGCAGTCTGTCCTGAACAATCACCTGGGCAAAGCCACAGAACCCTTGCGCACGCCCTCCTGCTCCAGCCCAAGCTCAAGCACAATGTCCATGTTTCACAAGCCGAGCCTCAGCGTCATGGACAAGCCAGTCCTGAGTCCCCCCTCCACGAGGCCGGCCAGCGTGTCCAGACGCTATCTGTTCGAGAACAACGATCAGCCCATCGACCTGACCAAGTCCAAGAGCAAGAAGGCCGAGTCCTCGCAAGCACAGTCCTGCACGTCCCCGCCCCAGAAGCACGCCCTGTCCGACATCGCCGACATGGTCAAGGTCCTCCCCAAGGCCACCACCCCGAAGCCCGCCACCTCCCCCAGGGTCCCTCCCGTGAAGCTGGAGATGGATGTCAGGCGCTTCGAGGACGTGTCCAGCGAGGTCTCCACCTTGCATAAGAGGAAAGGCCGGCAGTCCAACTGGAACCCCCAGCATCTTCTGATCCTGCAGGCTCAGTTTGCCTCCAGCCTCTTCCAGACCTCCGAGGGCAAATACCTGCTGTCCGACCTGGGCCCGCAAGAGCGGATGCAGATCTCGAAGTTTACGGGACTCTCGATGACCACCATCAGCCACTGGCTCGCCAACGTCAAGTACCAGCTTAGGAAAACGGGCGGGAccaagttcctgaaaaacatgGACAAAGGCCACCCCATCTTCTACTGCAGTGACTGTGCCTCCCAGTTCCGAACCCCGTCTACCTACATCAGCCACTTAGAGTCCCACCTGGGCTTCCAGATGAAGGACATGACCCGCCTGGCTGTGGAGCAGCAAGGCAAAGCGGAGCAGGAGATCTCCCGGGTGTCGTCGGCTCAGCGGTCCCCGGAAAGCACAGCTGGCGAAGAGGACACGGACTCTAAATTCAAGT